In a genomic window of Streptomyces sp. NBC_01231:
- the mftC gene encoding mycofactocin radical SAM maturase (MftC is a radical SAM/SPASM enzyme that catalyzes the first two steps in biosynthesis of the electron carrier mycofactocin from the terminal Val-Tyr dipeptide of the precursor peptide MftA.), translated as MTTPLETSRSTPAASRLVDLFEYGLDAPICLTWELTYACNLSCTHCLSSSGRRDPRELTTAQAKAVIDELEAMQVFYVNIGGGEPTVRPDFWELLDYATAHHVGVKFSTNGVRITPEAAQRLAANDYVDVQISLDGATAEVNDLVRGPGSYDTALRAMRNLAGAGMKNFKLSVVCTRHNIPQMDEFKAIADRYGAQLRLTRLRPSGRGADVWDELHPLPEQQRELYDWLVAHGEQVLTGDSFFHLSAYGQALPGLNLCGAGRVVCLIDPVGDVYACPFAIHDEFLAGNVRGPGGFAGVWRESELFRGLREPQSGGACASCTFYDTCKGGCMAAKFFTGLPLDGPDPECVQGYGEQLLAQLPRSRGHIPKPSGDHSHRTTAPARGSRPVDLVLTRRPDMDRPPVSACAEDPLAGVSFT; from the coding sequence ATGACCACACCTTTGGAGACATCAAGGTCCACGCCGGCTGCCTCGCGCCTGGTGGACCTCTTCGAGTACGGCCTCGACGCCCCGATCTGCCTGACCTGGGAACTCACCTACGCCTGCAACCTGTCCTGCACCCACTGCCTGTCCAGCTCCGGCCGGCGCGACCCGCGTGAGCTGACCACGGCGCAGGCCAAGGCCGTCATCGACGAGCTGGAGGCCATGCAGGTCTTCTACGTCAACATCGGCGGCGGCGAACCGACGGTCCGCCCCGACTTCTGGGAACTGCTCGACTACGCCACCGCCCACCATGTGGGCGTCAAGTTCTCGACCAACGGCGTGCGGATCACCCCCGAGGCCGCCCAGCGCCTGGCCGCAAACGACTACGTCGACGTGCAGATCTCCCTGGACGGGGCGACCGCCGAGGTCAACGACCTGGTCCGCGGGCCCGGTTCGTACGACACGGCGCTGCGTGCGATGCGCAACCTGGCCGGCGCCGGGATGAAGAACTTCAAGCTCTCCGTGGTGTGCACCCGGCACAACATTCCGCAGATGGACGAGTTCAAGGCCATCGCCGACCGCTACGGTGCGCAGCTGCGGCTGACGCGACTGCGTCCCTCCGGGCGTGGCGCGGACGTGTGGGACGAGCTGCATCCGCTGCCGGAGCAGCAGCGGGAGCTGTATGACTGGCTGGTGGCGCACGGCGAGCAGGTGCTCACCGGTGACTCGTTCTTCCATCTGTCGGCGTACGGACAGGCCTTGCCGGGCCTGAACCTGTGCGGGGCCGGGCGTGTGGTGTGCCTGATCGACCCGGTCGGGGACGTGTACGCGTGCCCGTTCGCGATCCACGACGAGTTCCTCGCCGGGAACGTCCGCGGTCCGGGCGGCTTCGCCGGGGTGTGGCGGGAATCCGAACTGTTCCGCGGCCTGCGCGAACCGCAGTCCGGGGGAGCCTGCGCGTCGTGCACGTTCTACGACACTTGCAAGGGCGGCTGCATGGCGGCCAAGTTCTTCACCGGACTGCCGCTGGACGGCCCTGACCCCGAATGCGTCCAGGGGTACGGGGAACAGTTGCTGGCTCAGCTCCCCAGGAGTCGCGGACACATCCCGAAGCCGTCCGGCGATCACTCCCACCGCACCACCGCCCCGGCGCGCGGATCGAGGCCCGTGGACCTCGTCCTCACGCGCCGCCCGGACATGGACCGGCCGCCGGTCAGCGCCTGCGCCGAGGACCCGCTGGCCGGGGTGAGCTTCACCTAG
- the mftD gene encoding mycofactocin biosynthesis FMN-dependent deaminase MftD (MftD, an enzyme found in the mycofactocin biosynthesis locus, performs an oxidative deamination of 3-amino-5-[(p-hydroxyphenyl)methyl]-4,4-dimethyl-2-pyrrolidinone (AHDP). The resulting compound, now called pre-mycofactocin (PMFT), is a biologically active redox cofactor that can oxidize the non-exchangeable NADH of TIGR03971 family SDR-type oxidoreductases.): MGKNPWFETVAEAQRRAKKYLPSTVYGSLVAGSERGRTIDDNTGAFAELGFAPRVVGHHAVRDLSTTVLGVESASPVVISPTGVQAVHPDGEVAVARAAANRGVIMGLSSFASKPVEEVTEANANTFYQMYWTGTRESMAQRMDRARAAGVKALIATLDWSFSHGRDWGSPPIPEKVDVRTMVRFAPDVLPHPRWLWTFAKAGRIPDLTAPNLQPPGGKAPTFFGAYGEWMQTTPPTWEDVKWMREEWGGPFLLKGVSRVDDARRAVDAGVSGISVSNHGGNNLDTTPASIRLLPSIAEAVGDEIEVLLDGGIRRGGDVAKALALGARAVLIGRAYLWGLAANGQAGVENVLDILRGGLDSAVLGLGHSSVHELAPDDLVVPDGFTRALGAARTAGTAG; this comes from the coding sequence ATGGGCAAGAATCCCTGGTTCGAGACCGTCGCGGAGGCTCAGCGCCGCGCCAAGAAGTATCTGCCGAGTACCGTCTACGGCTCACTGGTGGCCGGTTCGGAACGCGGCCGCACGATCGACGACAACACCGGTGCCTTCGCCGAACTGGGCTTCGCCCCGCGTGTGGTGGGCCATCACGCGGTGCGGGACCTCTCCACGACCGTGCTCGGAGTCGAGTCCGCTAGCCCTGTGGTGATCTCGCCGACCGGAGTGCAGGCCGTCCATCCCGACGGGGAGGTCGCGGTGGCCCGCGCGGCGGCGAACCGAGGCGTGATCATGGGCCTGAGTTCCTTCGCCAGCAAGCCGGTGGAGGAGGTCACCGAGGCGAACGCGAACACCTTCTACCAGATGTACTGGACCGGCACCCGCGAGTCGATGGCGCAGCGCATGGACCGGGCGCGGGCCGCGGGGGTGAAGGCCCTGATCGCCACCCTGGACTGGTCGTTCTCCCATGGCCGGGACTGGGGGAGCCCGCCCATCCCGGAGAAGGTCGACGTCAGGACGATGGTCAGGTTCGCACCGGACGTCCTGCCTCACCCGCGCTGGCTGTGGACGTTCGCCAAGGCAGGTCGGATCCCCGACCTTACCGCCCCCAACCTCCAGCCGCCGGGCGGTAAGGCGCCCACGTTCTTCGGCGCCTACGGCGAGTGGATGCAGACGACGCCGCCCACCTGGGAGGACGTGAAGTGGATGCGTGAGGAGTGGGGCGGTCCGTTCCTGCTCAAGGGTGTGAGCCGGGTGGACGACGCCAGGCGGGCCGTCGATGCCGGTGTGTCCGGCATCTCGGTCTCCAACCACGGAGGCAACAACCTGGACACCACGCCGGCGTCCATCCGGCTGCTGCCCTCGATCGCCGAGGCGGTCGGTGACGAGATCGAGGTCCTGCTCGACGGCGGCATCCGCCGCGGGGGCGATGTCGCGAAGGCCCTGGCGCTGGGTGCGCGGGCGGTCCTGATCGGCCGCGCCTACCTGTGGGGGCTGGCCGCCAACGGGCAGGCGGGCGTGGAGAACGTCCTGGACATCCTGCGCGGCGGACTCGACTCCGCCGTACTCGGCCTCGGGCACTCCTCGGTCCACGAACTCGCGCCGGACGACCTGGTCGTTCCGGACGGCTTCACGCGCGCCCTGGGTGCCGCGCGCACGGCCGGCACAGCGGGCTAG
- the mftE gene encoding mycofactocin biosynthesis peptidyl-dipeptidase MftE yields the protein MDLARSVWPAVPADALVLVPVGSTEQHGPHLPLNTDSVIAWSVARSVAEGLASGGPDRPVLLAPTIAYGASGEHAGFPGTVSIGHEVLRLVLVETVRSLSLWAGRIVFVNGHGGNVPTLDAAVGQLRGEGHDVSWIGCEIPGGDAHAGRAETSVMLHLAPGDVRLSQAVPGDTRPLADLMPDLIARGVRALTPSGVLGDPTRATAEEGRASFESMVATAVRRITAGRAASRGRLVGTSTTSATPDRPGAAMPPEPPTPRTKSARP from the coding sequence GTGGACTTGGCCCGATCGGTCTGGCCTGCCGTCCCGGCCGACGCGCTGGTGCTGGTTCCCGTCGGCTCCACCGAGCAGCATGGGCCGCATCTGCCGCTGAACACGGACAGCGTCATCGCCTGGTCGGTGGCACGGTCGGTGGCAGAGGGCCTGGCGTCCGGCGGACCGGATCGTCCGGTGCTGCTGGCGCCGACCATCGCCTACGGCGCCAGCGGCGAGCACGCGGGCTTCCCAGGGACGGTTTCCATCGGGCACGAGGTGCTGCGCCTCGTCCTGGTCGAGACCGTACGATCCCTGTCGTTGTGGGCCGGTCGCATCGTCTTCGTCAACGGCCACGGCGGGAATGTCCCCACGCTCGATGCGGCCGTCGGCCAACTCCGCGGCGAAGGCCACGATGTGTCGTGGATCGGCTGTGAGATACCCGGCGGCGACGCCCACGCGGGCCGTGCGGAGACATCCGTGATGCTGCACCTGGCACCCGGCGATGTCCGTCTGTCCCAGGCCGTCCCGGGCGACACCCGCCCGCTCGCCGACCTCATGCCGGACCTGATCGCCCGTGGCGTCCGCGCACTGACACCCTCCGGCGTGCTCGGCGACCCGACACGCGCCACGGCCGAGGAAGGACGAGCCTCGTTCGAGTCGATGGTGGCCACCGCCGTACGCCGGATCACCGCAGGCCGCGCAGCCTCCCGGGGTCGACTGGTCGGCACGAGCACGACCTCCGCAACGCCGGATCGGCCCGGTGCGGCCATGCCTCCCGAACCGCCCACTCCGCGCACGAAATCGGCACGCCCATGA
- the mftF gene encoding mycofactocin biosynthesis glycosyltransferase MftF (Members of this protein family, MftF, are glycosyltransferases, members of PF00535 (glycosyl transferase family 2). The encoding gene is found as part of the mycofactocin cassette, in Mycobacterium tuberculosis, many other Actinobacteria, and occasional members of other lineages. Mycofactocin itself, a putative redox carrier, is a heavily modified derivative of the C-terminal Val-Tyr dipeptide of the mycofactocin precursor MftA (TIGR03969).): protein MTLPHGFVVTLDQHTRVLDHGRSLLGGCPTRLLKLSDRARPLLVGRTVRVGDAASAVLADRLLETGLAHPTVRALPPHPAHTSHSPSCTYVIPVRDRPRELARLLESIPSGSPVIIVDDASFRPDLIAAVAAQHGAHLVPLTVNLGPAGARNAGLRMVTTPYVVFCDSDIVLPARTVPTLLRHFADPHVALAVPRITGLATSRSSGWLGCYETTRSSLDLGAHPAAVRPGTPVSWVPSACMVARVDALAGSGGFDARMRVGEDVDLCWRLGEKDWRIRYEPSVEAAHEHRVRLADWFSRKAVYGTGAHPLAQRHPHHIAPAVLAPWNTALLLALLAQRRWSLPVAGTIWAIAAARIARKLEDTEHPLRHAARLTADGTVSALAQGSALLTRHWWPLTAIGCLTSPRVRRAAALAAITDITLEYRRGQTRLDPIRYGVARRLDDLAYGTGVWISAFKGRSTLALRPRIVLTPGRTRRQGR, encoded by the coding sequence ATGACCCTTCCCCACGGCTTCGTGGTCACCCTTGACCAGCACACCCGTGTCCTCGACCATGGCCGGTCACTCCTCGGCGGCTGCCCAACCCGCCTGCTCAAGCTGAGTGATCGGGCGAGACCGCTGCTGGTCGGCCGGACGGTACGCGTGGGGGATGCCGCAAGCGCGGTCCTCGCCGACCGCCTGCTGGAGACCGGCCTGGCCCACCCGACCGTGCGGGCCCTGCCTCCCCATCCAGCGCACACCAGTCACAGTCCGAGCTGCACGTACGTCATCCCGGTGCGCGACCGCCCCCGCGAACTCGCCCGCCTGCTGGAAAGCATCCCTTCAGGCAGTCCGGTGATCATCGTGGACGACGCCTCATTCCGCCCCGATCTGATAGCCGCCGTCGCCGCACAGCACGGCGCACACCTGGTCCCGCTCACCGTCAACCTCGGACCGGCCGGTGCCCGCAACGCCGGACTGCGCATGGTCACCACGCCCTACGTGGTTTTCTGCGACTCCGACATCGTCCTGCCGGCCCGGACGGTGCCGACGCTGCTGCGCCACTTCGCCGACCCGCACGTAGCCCTGGCCGTCCCCAGGATCACCGGCCTGGCCACCTCCCGGTCCTCCGGGTGGCTCGGCTGCTACGAAACCACCCGATCCTCCCTCGACCTCGGAGCACATCCGGCCGCCGTACGACCGGGCACGCCCGTTTCCTGGGTGCCCAGCGCCTGCATGGTCGCCCGAGTCGACGCGCTCGCCGGCAGCGGCGGCTTCGACGCCCGCATGCGCGTGGGAGAAGACGTCGACCTGTGCTGGCGCCTGGGCGAGAAGGACTGGCGTATCCGGTACGAACCGTCCGTCGAAGCCGCCCACGAGCACCGGGTCCGCCTCGCCGACTGGTTCTCGCGGAAGGCCGTCTACGGCACTGGCGCCCACCCCCTCGCTCAACGTCACCCCCACCACATCGCCCCCGCCGTGCTCGCCCCCTGGAACACCGCTCTCCTTCTCGCCCTCCTCGCCCAGCGGCGTTGGTCGCTCCCCGTCGCCGGCACCATCTGGGCCATTGCCGCCGCTCGTATCGCCCGAAAGCTGGAGGACACCGAGCACCCGCTCCGACACGCTGCCCGGCTCACCGCAGACGGCACCGTCTCCGCCCTCGCCCAGGGATCGGCGCTGCTGACCCGCCATTGGTGGCCACTCACCGCCATCGGCTGCCTGACCTCCCCACGCGTTCGCCGTGCCGCGGCCCTGGCGGCCATCACCGACATCACTCTCGAATACCGCCGCGGCCAGACCCGCCTCGACCCCATCCGCTACGGTGTGGCCCGCCGCCTCGACGACCTCGCCTACGGCACGGGCGTCTGGATCTCCGCCTTCAAAGGACGCTCCACCCTCGCCCTCCGGCCCCGCATCGTCCTGACCCCCGGAAGAACGCGCCGCCAAGGCCGATAG
- the mftR gene encoding mycofactocin system transcriptional regulator (MftR, the mycofactocin system transcriptional regulator, is an uncharacterized TetR family DNA-binding transcription factor. Its role is inferred by context. It occurs as part of the biosynthesis locus for mycofactocin, a partially characterized electron carrier derived from the terminal Val-Tyr dipeptide of the precursor peptide MftA, through a radical SAM enzyme-mediated process.): MTSSDPTTGAGSRRPRVGRPSATSRDQLERLAFELFARKGFEQTTVDDIAAVAKISRRTFFRYHASKNDLVWGDFDSQLSRFRDLLAACPPELAMMDGLREAVVAFNQFDPTDVPWHRRRMELILRVPALQADSTLRYASWRSVVAAFVADRTGRPQDALLPRQVGYAALATCIAAYEQWLADEGTDLAELLNAAMRELQGGFGGHEPVTGRPAAP; encoded by the coding sequence ATGACTTCGTCAGATCCGACCACGGGGGCGGGCTCACGTAGGCCCCGGGTCGGGCGGCCGTCGGCCACCTCGCGTGACCAGCTTGAGCGTCTCGCGTTCGAGCTGTTCGCGCGCAAGGGTTTCGAACAGACCACCGTCGACGACATCGCGGCAGTGGCCAAGATCAGTCGCCGCACTTTTTTCCGTTACCACGCGTCGAAGAACGATCTGGTGTGGGGCGACTTCGACAGCCAACTGTCGCGCTTCCGCGACCTGCTCGCCGCCTGCCCACCGGAGCTGGCGATGATGGACGGCCTGCGCGAGGCTGTCGTGGCTTTCAACCAGTTCGACCCGACCGACGTGCCCTGGCACCGTCGACGCATGGAGCTCATACTGCGCGTGCCTGCCCTCCAGGCCGACTCCACACTTCGTTACGCATCCTGGAGGTCGGTGGTCGCCGCCTTCGTCGCTGATCGGACCGGCCGGCCGCAGGACGCCCTGCTGCCGCGTCAGGTCGGATATGCCGCACTGGCGACCTGCATCGCGGCGTACGAGCAGTGGCTCGCCGACGAAGGCACGGATCTGGCCGAGCTGTTGAATGCGGCCATGCGTGAGCTCCAGGGGGGCTTCGGCGGCCATGAGCCGGTCACCGGTCGCCCGGCGGCTCCATAA
- a CDS encoding aldehyde dehydrogenase produces MTRSAQPTKDLDRLEFFIDGEWVKPQGTDTHRVIEAATEEEFATAALGGVADIDAAVLAARRALDDGPWGRTTPAERAEVMHRFADALLKRADVTSEVVTRENGMPIGTSRALNGYAPAAVFRAYAEMIKTVALEVVQPSPFGATIIRREPVGVVGAIVPWNYPQTIASWKVAPALAVGCTVVLKPSPETALDLYVFGEAAREAGLPPGVLNIVTAGREASASLVTHPGVDKIAFTGSTATGRWIGAECGRLIRRATLELGGKSAAIVLDDVDLDVFLRGVGPASFMNNSQTCAAQSRILAPRSRYDEVVDALATFTRSQTIGNPLDPSVTIGPMASRQQQQKVLGYIDIARDSDARLISGGGRPAGQDRGWFVEPTVFADVKNTDRLAREEVFGPVIAVIPFDDDDEAVRIANDSNYGLAGSVWTADESRGLDIARRVRTGTIGVNYYNLDINAPFGGMKDSGIGRELGVEGLNAYLEHKTMLASSEQLPK; encoded by the coding sequence ATGACACGTTCCGCCCAACCCACCAAAGACCTGGACCGGCTCGAGTTCTTCATCGACGGCGAGTGGGTCAAGCCTCAGGGCACAGACACTCACCGGGTGATCGAGGCGGCGACCGAGGAGGAGTTCGCGACCGCCGCCCTCGGCGGCGTCGCGGACATCGACGCCGCCGTCCTCGCAGCCCGACGCGCGCTCGACGACGGACCGTGGGGACGCACCACTCCGGCCGAGCGCGCGGAGGTCATGCACCGCTTCGCCGATGCGCTGCTGAAGCGCGCCGATGTCACGAGCGAGGTCGTGACGCGCGAGAACGGCATGCCCATCGGCACGTCCCGAGCGCTCAATGGATACGCACCCGCCGCCGTGTTCCGAGCCTACGCCGAGATGATCAAGACGGTCGCCCTGGAGGTCGTCCAGCCGAGCCCCTTCGGAGCGACGATCATCCGGCGTGAGCCGGTAGGGGTCGTCGGAGCCATCGTGCCGTGGAACTACCCGCAGACGATCGCCAGTTGGAAGGTCGCCCCGGCGCTGGCCGTCGGGTGCACCGTCGTGCTGAAGCCGTCACCGGAGACCGCACTCGATCTCTATGTCTTCGGCGAAGCGGCCCGTGAAGCGGGACTCCCCCCTGGCGTGCTGAACATCGTGACGGCCGGCCGTGAGGCCAGTGCGTCCCTGGTCACTCATCCGGGAGTGGACAAGATCGCCTTCACCGGATCGACCGCCACGGGCCGGTGGATCGGAGCCGAGTGCGGCCGGCTCATTCGCCGTGCGACCCTCGAACTCGGCGGGAAATCCGCCGCGATCGTCCTCGACGATGTCGACCTCGACGTGTTCCTCCGCGGCGTCGGGCCCGCCTCGTTCATGAACAACTCCCAGACCTGTGCGGCCCAGTCCAGGATCCTCGCGCCGCGGTCGCGCTATGACGAAGTGGTGGACGCGCTGGCGACGTTCACGAGGTCGCAGACGATCGGCAATCCGCTGGATCCGTCCGTCACCATCGGCCCCATGGCCAGCCGGCAGCAACAGCAGAAGGTGCTCGGATACATCGACATCGCGAGGGACAGCGACGCCCGGCTGATCAGCGGGGGCGGCCGTCCGGCTGGTCAGGACCGTGGCTGGTTCGTCGAGCCGACGGTGTTCGCCGACGTGAAGAACACTGATCGCCTCGCGCGCGAGGAGGTTTTCGGACCGGTCATCGCGGTCATCCCGTTCGATGACGACGACGAGGCGGTGCGCATCGCCAACGACAGCAACTACGGACTCGCCGGATCGGTGTGGACCGCCGATGAGTCCCGTGGCCTCGACATCGCACGCCGTGTCCGCACCGGGACGATCGGCGTCAACTACTACAACCTCGACATCAACGCCCCGTTCGGTGGCATGAAAGACAGTGGTATCGGGAGGGAACTGGGTGTCGAGGGGCTCAACGCCTACCTCGAACACAAGACCATGCTGGCAAGCTCGGAGCAGCTGCCGAAGTAG
- a CDS encoding NDMA-dependent alcohol dehydrogenase, producing MKARAAVLWEAKSPWVVQDIELDAPKAGEVLVKLIATGLCHSDDHVRTGDLPIPLPIIGGHEGAGIVQEVGPEVHGVEVGDHVVLSFIPACGKCRWCTTGQSNLCDRGAFIAGGKQLDGTFRAHADGKDLGSMLLLGAFATHAVVAEDSVVKIDKGIPLELACLTGCGVMTGWGSAVKTGEVSPGDTVVVVGIGGIGGNAVQGAKMAGAKNIVAVDIADAKKEMAARLGATHYAGSVEEAKGLVNELTRGVMADVAILTVGVVHGDMVQQMLELIRKGGRAVITALAKLGELDTKLHLMELTSFQKEIRGSLFGAGNPRSDIPLLLGLYKSGQLKLDELVTKKYRLEEINEAYDDMMAGRLLRGVIIHEH from the coding sequence GTGAAAGCAAGAGCCGCAGTTCTGTGGGAAGCGAAATCACCGTGGGTCGTTCAGGACATCGAGCTCGACGCGCCGAAGGCCGGAGAAGTCCTCGTCAAGCTGATCGCCACCGGCCTGTGCCATTCGGACGACCATGTGCGGACCGGTGACCTTCCCATCCCGCTCCCGATCATCGGCGGCCACGAGGGCGCGGGAATCGTCCAGGAGGTCGGGCCCGAGGTCCACGGTGTCGAGGTCGGAGACCACGTCGTCCTGTCGTTCATCCCGGCGTGCGGAAAGTGCCGCTGGTGCACCACCGGCCAGTCCAACCTCTGCGACCGTGGGGCGTTCATCGCGGGCGGGAAGCAGCTGGACGGCACGTTCCGGGCCCATGCGGACGGCAAGGATCTCGGGTCGATGTTGCTGCTCGGCGCCTTCGCCACCCATGCGGTGGTCGCAGAGGATTCCGTGGTGAAGATCGACAAGGGCATTCCGCTGGAGCTGGCCTGTCTGACCGGGTGCGGCGTGATGACCGGCTGGGGTTCCGCGGTCAAGACCGGCGAGGTGTCCCCCGGTGACACCGTGGTGGTGGTCGGGATCGGCGGCATCGGCGGCAATGCCGTGCAGGGCGCGAAAATGGCTGGTGCGAAGAACATCGTCGCCGTCGATATCGCCGATGCGAAGAAGGAGATGGCCGCGCGCCTGGGGGCCACGCACTACGCCGGAAGCGTGGAGGAGGCGAAGGGACTGGTCAACGAGCTCACCCGTGGAGTGATGGCCGATGTCGCGATCCTGACGGTCGGGGTCGTGCACGGGGACATGGTCCAGCAAATGCTGGAGCTGATCCGCAAGGGCGGCAGGGCCGTCATCACCGCTCTGGCCAAGCTGGGGGAGCTGGACACCAAGCTGCACCTCATGGAGCTGACGTCTTTTCAGAAGGAGATCCGGGGCTCGCTGTTCGGGGCGGGGAATCCGCGGTCCGACATTCCGCTGTTGCTGGGCCTGTACAAGTCCGGGCAGCTGAAGCTCGACGAGCTGGTCACCAAGAAGTACCGCCTGGAAGAGATCAACGAGGCGTACGACGACATGATGGCCGGCCGGTTGCTGCGCGGGGTCATCATCCACGAGCACTGA
- a CDS encoding IclR family transcriptional regulator: protein MSKPMKSPPVYAPTSVDHALRLAQILQMEGVITVSAAAARLGVARSTAHRLLSALAYRDFALQDEDRSYRAGPILELAGQSRSNVGALRAAALDPMRALVDRLNETVNLSIRTGRNARFIASVECSQALRVGSREGMVFPAHLVCGGLITLAALSNDELEALYAPGPTGGHDDNPPNLTALCRELREVRDSGVALNVERSERGVVAVGCRLTDRDDVVVAGLSISMPSIRYSPTLVRPLLRSLRSTADVISRSL, encoded by the coding sequence ATGTCGAAGCCGATGAAGAGCCCGCCGGTGTACGCGCCCACCAGCGTCGACCACGCACTACGGCTGGCCCAGATCCTGCAAATGGAAGGTGTGATCACGGTTTCGGCGGCCGCCGCACGGCTCGGCGTGGCGCGATCGACCGCCCACCGGTTGCTTTCGGCGCTGGCCTACCGGGACTTCGCGCTCCAGGACGAGGACCGCTCCTACCGTGCCGGGCCGATACTCGAGCTCGCCGGACAGTCCAGGTCCAACGTGGGCGCCCTCCGCGCTGCCGCACTCGATCCCATGCGTGCCCTGGTCGACAGGCTTAATGAGACCGTGAACCTCAGCATCCGCACCGGACGCAACGCGCGGTTCATCGCGTCGGTCGAGTGCTCGCAGGCGCTCCGCGTGGGCAGTCGCGAAGGCATGGTGTTTCCGGCGCATCTGGTGTGCGGAGGACTCATCACGCTGGCTGCGCTGAGCAACGACGAACTGGAAGCCCTCTACGCTCCGGGCCCGACAGGTGGCCATGACGACAACCCGCCGAATCTGACGGCGTTGTGCCGCGAACTGCGCGAGGTCCGGGACAGCGGCGTCGCGCTGAACGTCGAGAGGTCCGAGCGGGGCGTGGTCGCCGTCGGATGCAGGCTCACCGACCGGGACGATGTCGTCGTCGCCGGTCTCTCGATCTCGATGCCGAGCATCCGCTACTCGCCGACGCTCGTGCGACCTCTGCTTCGCTCCTTGAGGTCGACGGCCGACGTGATCTCGCGGTCGTTGTGA
- a CDS encoding IclR family transcriptional regulator produces MKKSEVQSPLTSGPAPQYPIESVDNALRVLLLLGERNELRLTEVAQYLGVATSTAHRLLAMLTYRGFIRQAERGKAYVPGTALTGVAFSILQRFDVRQALHPYLERLNADLQETVHLGVLDGTTVRFVDALESPRAVRVASRLGQSMPAHCTSTGKALLAQLPDDELRRRYPDDELEQLTPNSVATRAELEREVELARRLGYATSSEESEEGVGSVAVALPAQQAPMPVAFNVSVPVSRMNNADQRRISAVLRNLAEEAVAVLH; encoded by the coding sequence ATGAAGAAGTCCGAGGTTCAGTCGCCGCTCACCAGTGGACCCGCGCCGCAGTATCCGATCGAGTCGGTCGACAACGCGCTGAGGGTGCTGCTCCTGCTCGGCGAGCGGAATGAGCTCAGACTCACCGAGGTCGCTCAGTACCTGGGGGTCGCGACCTCCACCGCACACCGCCTGCTCGCGATGCTCACGTACCGCGGATTCATCAGGCAGGCCGAGCGGGGCAAGGCCTACGTCCCGGGTACGGCGCTCACCGGTGTCGCCTTCTCCATCCTCCAGCGCTTCGACGTGCGGCAGGCCCTCCATCCCTACCTGGAGCGGCTCAACGCGGACCTGCAGGAGACCGTGCACCTCGGAGTGCTGGACGGTACGACGGTCCGGTTCGTGGACGCACTGGAAAGTCCCCGCGCCGTACGCGTCGCCTCCCGCCTCGGGCAGTCGATGCCGGCCCACTGCACCTCGACCGGTAAGGCCCTCCTCGCGCAGCTGCCCGACGACGAGCTGCGACGGCGTTACCCGGACGACGAGCTGGAGCAGCTGACACCCAACTCCGTGGCCACCCGGGCAGAGCTGGAAAGGGAGGTCGAACTGGCCCGCCGACTCGGGTATGCCACGAGCTCCGAGGAGAGCGAGGAGGGCGTGGGCTCGGTCGCCGTGGCCCTGCCCGCCCAGCAAGCCCCCATGCCGGTCGCCTTCAATGTCTCCGTGCCGGTCAGCCGTATGAACAACGCCGACCAGCGCCGGATCAGCGCCGTGCTGCGGAACCTCGCGGAGGAGGCGGTCGCGGTGCTGCACTGA